TCGCCCGTGATCGCTGACCAAACCCTGTACCAAATGGCCTCGGTCAGCAAAATGGTTACAGCCTGGGGCGTCTTAAAACTCGTCGAACTAGGTAAAGTCCAACTTCAAGATCCAGTCCTCCCCTATCTCAACCGCTGGCAATTTCCCCCAGCAAATCCCTACCGATCGAAAGTCACGATCGCTCAGCTCCTCAGTCATACGGGTGGCTTAACAGATCAGTTTGGCTATGCAGGCTTTCTCCCTGAAGTGCAGCTGCCAACTCTTGAACAATCGCTGACACGAACGGAGGATGTTGCCTTTGGTCTGCCGCGTGGCGTGGAAGCTCAGTTGGCACCGGGGATAGACTGGCGCTACTCCGGCGGTGGTTATAGCGTTCTGCAACTCTTGGTCGAAGAAGTCAGCGGTCAAAGCTTTGCCCAATTTATGCAGGAACAAGTTCTCAATCCTTTGGGAATGAGCCAGTCTAGTTTTGATTGGTCAGCACTAGATGCACAGGGAGAGACTACCAATTTAGCCACTAGTTTTACAGAAGCCATAGAGCCGAGCCCTCATCGCCAATATGTAGCGACAGCTGCAGCTTCGCTATATGCCACTTTGGAGGATATGGGCCGCTTTGCGATCGCCAACCTTGATCCCAATCCTGTTCTGAAAGCCTCGACTTTGGCCTCAATGTGGAAGTCCCAACCCGGAACTCAGGGGGATTGGGGACTGGGCTATGCCATCTACCAAGCGTTGCCAACGGGTGGAGCAATCGTGGGTCATGACGGGAATAATGTTCCAGCTCTGAATCACACAGTTCGACTCAATCCCCAGACGGGTGATGCGATTGTGCTGTTGATTTCAGGAAATCGACAACTCGCCAGTGATCTTGGAGCAGATTGGATTTATTGGGAAACTGGTCGAGTTCAACCAGAAGCCCAGTTCCGCTATTGGCAAGCTCGCCTTTGGGCTGCTGGGTTGCTCATCAGTTTGGGCGCAATCGCGATCGGCGCAATGTTCTTGCGCAG
The sequence above is a segment of the Synechococcus elongatus PCC 11801 genome. Coding sequences within it:
- a CDS encoding serine hydrolase domain-containing protein yields the protein MRSRQVWIGFSLLLIWTVAVLAVVYLEALWWGHPALRPGNLASLETYLQTQLEQAEGRSLGSAALLLVRDREVVKTETFGVANPQMRSPVIADQTLYQMASVSKMVTAWGVLKLVELGKVQLQDPVLPYLNRWQFPPANPYRSKVTIAQLLSHTGGLTDQFGYAGFLPEVQLPTLEQSLTRTEDVAFGLPRGVEAQLAPGIDWRYSGGGYSVLQLLVEEVSGQSFAQFMQEQVLNPLGMSQSSFDWSALDAQGETTNLATSFTEAIEPSPHRQYVATAAASLYATLEDMGRFAIANLDPNPVLKASTLASMWKSQPGTQGDWGLGYAIYQALPTGGAIVGHDGNNVPALNHTVRLNPQTGDAIVLLISGNRQLASDLGADWIYWETGRVQPEAQFRYWQARLWAAGLLISLGAIAIGAMFLRRTQPWL